TTGGTGAGGACCTGAGGTCTTTGAGGTCCCAGGGAACCTCCCTCGAGGGGACAGTGGGAAGAGGCCCTTCAAGTTGACTTCAGGGTATGGCTCAGACAGGAAGCCCAGGAAAGTCTGGGGCTAAGAGCACTCCGACACTGAGCAAAACAccacctttctgagcttcagttttctcatgtataaaatggggataattctggggctcctgggtggctcagtcggttaaacgtccaactacagctcaggtcatgatctcacagttcgtgagttcaagccccacactgggctctctgctgtccgcacagagcccgcttcaagtcctgtcttcctctctctctgctcttcccctgcttgtgctctttctctctcaaaaataaacaaacatttttttaaaaatacattaagtaaAACGGGGGATAATTCTCCCTCAAAGGACTACaatgaaaatcaaaggaaatcaAACAAAAGTGCTTTGTAATCCCTAACACCCAACACAATGCTACTGCTGGCAGGCTCtacattcattatttttggtCCTCTTTGGAACATAAACTATATTCTTCAATCCCTGCCACTAGCTGAGAATATTGGAGGATTACCTTTAAAATCTCAGAGAGAACgcgaggcagggagggacagagagggagacacagaatctgaagcagctccaggctctgagctatcagcacagagccctatgcagggcttgaactcacaaaccgtgatatcatgacctaagccgaagctggacgcttaaccgactgagccatccaggtgccacccaccccccacccgacCCTGCCGTAAATAGGTTTTATTCCCCAATTGCTCAGAGAACTTCAAACTCTGAGCTCATGAACTTTCAGTCATTCTGAGAGAGTGGTATAAAGGCTTTGCACGCAGTTTTCTGTGCTCCAAAGAATGTCTAAGGAGGCATTAAAGCAGAGTGGGACTCATCTGAAAGCCTGATTCAGCTGGGCAGAGGAGGGCCAGGAATGTGGTGCCCCAAATCCCTACCCCTTCCTCCATACGCTTACCTGTTCCCTACCTGCCTGAGGCTAGCAGGAGGCCCGGGATGGGCTCCATCATGACCTTAAGAATGTTCTTCTCAACAAGATTCCTGTGCAAGCAGGAGCTTCCCAGGCCACCACACCATCCCAAAATGACCCCAAGGGCTACAGAGGACTGCAAGTTGGAACAAACAAGTGGCTCTCCCAAGCCAACCTGAGCTGGGTGtgctgcagagcctgactcaggggcCCTGAGACAATGGGGTTAACCCCCAGATGCTGCTCAAGCTGGCCAAGGAAGCTAAGTGAAGGCCCAGCGGTGGAGAAGAGGTAGGACCAGCTGGGGAATGTAGTGACCGCTCCATGGCCTTCGTGAATCCTGAATTCATAGGCCACATTGTCAGGATCAGCCCAGGACACAAGAGCAAGCAACTATAAGTGTTAAGATAATGCTTTTCCCCAGCCTAGGAAGAATATTTCATCACAAACCCAGCAAATGTCAACATCAGACACCAAGGGGTTTGACAGGGGCACAAGATACTAAGCTTCTTGGGAGTGCTGTTTGGCAAGTACATTTCTGAGAACTTCATGCCAACCTTAGAAAAATGAGAGTGGGTCTAGCCTATTACTCACATCCTCCAAGGGTAGCACCAAATTAACCAAAAGTGAGTCCATCCACTGCTCCCCCTGATGTACTCACGTTCCCCCACAGAACTCAACAGAAGTGAGTGAGCCAGCAGGACCAGAGGGGTCATCCAACAGCTCGGACACTGGGACCCCAATGGAGACGACTCGCACAGGGTCAGGATAGGTTTCATCAAACACAGCCCGCAGGCCCTGGATGGCTTTAGCTGCTGCCAGGGGACAATCCTGGGTGTAGACAGGCTGCcatggaaagaagacagaaaaaagctGGGAAAAGATCTTCTCTGGAGGTGCAGCAGGCAGTGGCAGGGAAAGTGTGGCCTTGTGGTCTTGCAGGCAAGATTCTGGGAGTCTAATCCTGGCTCTACCCATCACGTGCCCTGAGCCTGCTGATACAAGGCACTACATGTAAAGTCAAGGGGATCAAAATGGGAATTTCCAGTTATTTTGCTCAACTGTGAACCAAATCTTACATGGATGCACTACATATGAAGGAGACAAAACCAGAAGAGCTCTGATTGTCCCAAGGAGGGGGTGGAGCAAaaacctccctctgccccctccccaggggcccTAAGGCTGCTCTGCAGGATACCACTACTGCCCCTACACCCAGTGTGGCTGACAATCACTGCTTCAAACAAATGTGCATGCTTGGCAGGGTATGTACAATAGAGGAAGGGCATCTGTACTGCTGAGAAGGTTCCACGGAGGGAAAGTGAGGGAAGAAGCAAGGCTCACGACCCAAGAGCTTACACACACCTACCTTGGCTGCCTCAATCATCCCATTAGCAATCTCTTCAGCCTCCTTGATCTGCTGGGTGGACATGGCTCCTTTGGCAGTGAAGTCAAACCGAAGGCGGTCAGGAGCAACCAGGGAGCCTCTCTGGTCAGCTTCCCCGAGCACAGAGCGCAGGGCGAAGTTCAGGATGTGAGTAGCTGTGTGGTTGCTCATGATGGGCCTCCGTCGGGGCTGTGAAGGGCAGAGGCAGCTGGTGGAGAGGTGTGCTAGTCATACCTGCTCTCTCCTTCCCGACTACTCGAATTTTTAGGTGGACACATGGCTGCCCAGAATAAgagctacatttcccagcctcccttgcagttaaTTGTGGCCATATGAATAAATTCCGGTCAGTGGGTTGTAAGCAGGTATGATGCACACCCTTAAAGGGAAGGAACATGCCCTCCCCTTGCTCTTTCCCACTGTCTAGAACAAGAGTTGGTAAATTAcggcctgtgggccaaatctagCCTGTTGTTCATTTTTACAAATAGGTTTACTGGAACAGAGCCACTCCCATGTGGTTACATATTGTCTCTGGTGCTTTTATGCTACAATATTGTAAGTATATAGTTGTGATTGAGACCATATGGCTCACAAAACCCAAATTACTTACTATCTGGAACCTTACacaaaaagtttgccaactcctagCCTAGAAATGGATCTGATGGCTACCTTCTTGGACTATGAAATCAAGAGCAACATCCCAGGAATGATGATAGACAAACAAGCAAGGAATAGCTGGGCTCCATGATTTTGTGGGGCGGAGCCTCTATATCAGCTTGGACTTTGAGGTGAGAAACACATTTCTATCTTGTTTTAATCTACTGTTATTTTGGAGCTCTGTCACACAAACAAAACCTATTTCCTAATTAATACAGAATTTCAGGATCCTGAAGAAGTATTTGAGGTTAATCTGGAGAAAGGCAATCCATGAAACAAGTCTGTAAGTCTCAACTAATATCACTgtcatctggggtgcctggctggctcagtcagaagagcattcgacttttgatctcagagttggacgttcgagccccacgctgggtacagaggttacttaaaataaatatataaaattaaaataaataaaatcaggggtgcctgggtgattcaactgagcctctgactcttgatttcagctcagatcatgatcctcaggtcatgggatcaagctccacaatgggctctacactgagcatggaggccgctaagattctctctctccccgtctgcccatctcccctgctcacactgctctccctgtctctaaaataagaaataaataaaataaaaatcactgtcaCCTGACTTGGGAACATACACATTTAATAACTTGCTGCTGCACCCGTCATAAAATATACTCCTGTACCCGATTTATAATAATCTACTTACAATTTCACTTAGGAGTAACAATAATGATAGACCAATTTAAAGCAAAAGGAGATGAATACTTTTCATAATGTGTATCAAATCACCATTAAATCACCATTAAAGTGATGTACACTTTAATATCTTAGAAttttgtatgtcaactgtacctcaataaagctgaaatttaaattaaaaaaaaaaaaaaaaaggaacaggattACTAATCAGGTCTAGTGCCAACTAGCATAACACAACTCACCTCATCAATAAACAGCCGGACCTGGTCCCCCACTCTCAGGCTGCCGTAGATGGTCCCGATGTGCAGCACATACCCTCCTCGCACCTGAGCATTCTTCACTGTAAACTCTGTTTTCTAAAAGCAGTCCAGGAGACCAGTAAGCAAATAAATCcaaatcttatatatttttatatatagtacatGCTATACACACATTCTCTAAGACCCTCCTTACTAGTGTGTATATACCATTATACACATGTTGCACCATTAATACCGTTGTACTTattgtacatatacacatgcGCTATTATTATACACCAAAAACTAATAAGGAGAAACCTCATTAAAGTGGAGCCAGGGAGCTAGGATCAGGAGCAGTAATCAATTTCAGAAAGAACTGTCAATTACAGACCCAACTGGGCATCCTCAACAGGAAAGAACCATCAATTACAGGCCCTAACAAGCAAAGATGCACACTGCATCTCCTGCAAGAAATCAACTCCCCTGCAACTCTGCCAGTGAGAAACCATCAACACGCCAAATTTGTGATTTTCTCTCATGGACTTTCCTTTAAACAACCGCTTCCaacttcttcctccttcttgtcTATAAAATATCAGTTCCTCTTTGTTTgttggacttgcctatggttttgccacAGCTTGCATGTCCCAAGTTGCCATTCTCTGCTATTCCCCAATAAACTCACTTTTCCTGGTAaaataatggttttgtttttaaggtttaacAGTACTTATATTTACCATTAAATATACAGACCActttatatatgtgcatatatatgcatatatattcacaGATACATAGACGTTCCCTTTAGGAGCATCTTAGAGAATTTAAAGCCATCATAAGGAACTTCAAGCCCATGAGACTAGGAAACTCATCCAAGATCACAGAGTCTGCACTGGCAGAGCTAGATGCCAAGGTTTCTGCAAGATGTCTGCCCTCTTCTTATTCACGAGGAAAGCTGGGAGGACCCAGTATCAACGAAGCAGCCTAATTGCAGGGATCCTGCTAAGAGGGGACCTAATGGCAATGAGGTCAGTGGTACGAGAGGCAGCTGCCTCAGCTTCAGAGACACTGACAACGGACTGCAACTCAAAGACTGGTCATGTCTGCTCCGCAATGCCAGGATTATGAGGAGCCAGAAAAGCAACACTGCGTCCAGGCCCAGCCCTCTGTTGGATTCCCCTTTCTGGCTGACAAGGAAGAACTGCTTGCTCACATCTTCGCTGCTGTCCTCAACCTTCACCAGGTAGCCTTCATCATAGATCTGCCCTCCTTGCTCAGCATAGAAACAGGTCTTGTCCAGCACCACTCCACACTCCTGGCCCGTGGACACTTCTTCCACGAACATCTTATCCCTGCGCAGAGCCATCACTGTAGCCACTGCACTCTCAAATGCTGCACAGAAAGGGGAAAACAGGGTCAATGACTTCATTCACATGCTCTTAGCTGGCTTTTGCTCGATTCTATTTCTCAAGCTCTCCTTAAGTCCTAAgtgtctaattttattttacatgcaaGCCCATTAGACTCCACAAAAGGGCTTCACACCAGGGAATGTAACACTCAGTAGGGTGACCCACTGTCACAGGGAATAGGTAACTGGGACTGAGGAGTTCCCAGGTAAAACTTTGATAGTTCTGGTCACTCTAACTCTGAGCTACTGAGCAGAAACCTAGCAAGTCTGGTAAGTATTTAGGAGTAGTAATAAGTCCCCTACTCCCAAGGTCAATTCacaaaaaatgtattcattttgtgGGCTTGCCTGGATACATTTAGGTTATCTCTGCTGGAGCAAAAAAGAGGAACTATGTATtacctgtttatttcttttgatttcttaactTTAGAATGCCACTGTCCTGATGCAAAATTCAACAGCCACTGAAGGCTGTATCAGTGGCCATTTCCTGGTTTTCTGCAGGGTGTTACAATTAGGGGAAACTGGGTACAGGGGACAAGGACTGTCCCTGTAAATGTTTTCACAACTCcctatgaatctataattattccaaaataaagagaaaattaatcgCCAAGGGACTCTAGTATAAAATCACAGAGCAGGACTACACAGCATGACAGGAGAGGCCACAATAGATATCCTCGGTTCCTAATCTGGATGGAGACCTCTCTCAAAAGCTACCCGAGGTAAGCACAGTAAGCAGAGTAACATACCATAGCTCCCACTGGAATCCGAATGGTAATTATACTTCGGGGAATCATCTGTTGCTTCCAGACCCTTCTCCCTGAGCTCTTCAATAGCATAAATGTCCAGCATAATGAGATCTTCCGCACCAGCTCCCTTGCCCTGTGATTTCAGCTACCAgtatgagaaagagacagaagttaccttaatgtggaaaaaaagaattctgaaggACTCAAAAATCGCTAAACTATGCTCAATATAAAGCTCCAGAAGAGAGTTTTTCAATCTCGGCACTACCGACACTTGGAGCCAGGGAATTCTTTGCTCTGGGGGGCTGTCCACTGTACGATGTTGAGCGGCATCCCTGATCTCTACCCACCTGACACTGGTACCATCCCACCCTCAGttgcaaaaaccaaaaactgtctTCATACATCACTACCAAATATCCCCCTGGGCTGGAGAGCCCCTACTTGACACACAGTGGTCTTGGGAAAAACAGACTTTCAAAAGACTTTAATGGAAGGAACCCTTGTTTGCTTTGCAGCCAAGTCCTGCCTTGTTTCGTGCTGGGTTTTCTGCTCACTCCCCAAGTTCTTTACCTGGGCCAGTTTCCTCTCCTCTTCAAATCCATCCATATCTACCACCAGGCCCTTCTCTTCAGCAATCAATCCAGTGAGATCCACTGGAAAGCCATAGGTGTCATAGAGGAGCCACGCAGTGTCCCCTGCACAACACAAAAGAATTGTGTAAGAATGATGcagacagaggcacctgggtagctcagttgattcagcgtccaactcttcatttcggctcaggtcatgatctcgagctttgtgagtttaagcccggagtcatgctctgtgctaacagcatggagccagcttgggattctctgtctccctctctctctaacccctcccctGTGGATGAGTGCACACgcatgtgttctttctctctcaaataactaaacataaaaaaaataaaaagaaaaaaaaaacgacatAGCCTCTTCCTTTTCATCCCAAGCCCTTCTCAAAGGATGCTGGCAGTGACAGAAGAATTGGAGACAAGGCAAGTTAGTATTGGTTCTGTGCACTTGTCAGAAAATCCATCAAATCTTTCAGAATTGACCTGGAGGAACCACAAGAGGTCTCCTAGTAAAAGTTCTGTTTCTTAATCTGAACACAAGTGTATTCAGTTTGTGGAAATTCATCAGGCTTTCCCCTTGTCCattacactgaaataaaaagtgaaaaaaataaagtttttttgaattaattttccagTCTAGTAAAACACAAAGCAAGTTGCAAAACAGTATATACCATACGTTCCCATTTTTgctggaaaacacacacacccctacataCGTTTGTATGCGAACAGATAAAAGCTCTGAATAGTTATACAACTCTTAAGAATCGTTACTTGTGAAAAATGAGTTTAGGAAAAAGAATCCtcattttttacttctgtgttcTTTAAATACTTTGCCACAATAACATAATACTTTTACAATTTTACTGTAAACACCATTTTATACCAAAAGCAGCGTTATCAAGCTATCCACAGCCCTTGGAGACACAGACTCCACTGTCATTTGTGAAAAAGGGCTTGCCTCTTCTGGAAAGATGAACCAGGCTGgatgaaaaaaggaacaaactggtCCTTACCAGGAATGGTTTTACAGTCTCCCAGGCTCTGAATTTTCCTGTCCAAGATACGACGCCCTCTGCTAAGAGTCTTGAGAAATTGCACTTCCTCTTCATTAATGATGTCCTTCACCATATCTGGGTCCTTCTTTAGCTCAGGAAATGCATCCCCctggaaaagaggaaacagagatgtgggcacaagaaagacagagaccattCTATGACCCCCCCTAAAAACTCTCATTAGCAGTATATGATTTCTCACCCCATCCCTCTAAGCTGTGTGCATTAGGAGAAAAGAGGTAAGCAGGGAGATATACCTACCAAGGACTGGACAACAACATCTACTAATGTGGCAAAGAAACCCCTGCTGGCGTTGAGTTTCTCGTGGGAATATCGAACAGCCCGGCGGAGAATTCGTCTCAACACATACCTGTAAGAGGCAGAAGCCCATCTCCTCTAGACAACCTTCCCAGCTAAGCATTTTGTAACGGAGCTTTTGGAATTCTATCCAAAGCAACATGACcagctttttgtctttcttttccagagactttgttttattctaagaCTGCTTCTTTTATGTGCCAAGGTCATTAACACAGTCCAGCAGAAAACTCAGGAATATACCCACAAATATGCATTAAGGGTGACCTGGGGTAACCCCAGTTTGTTTTTCTACCACATTCTGCTGACCCAGAAATGGAGGCAAGTACAACCCAGATGGCTGATGCCCACAATTCCAAGTCCTCCCTGTCAATAATAAAGCTGTCCAGGGCCAATCAATACCTACCCCATCCCACCCTGCCAATATCCTATCAGACAGCCTGAAATACAATCTTGACCACATCTTGTACTTAGCACCAAAGATTTAATATAGTGGCAACTCTGTAATGTTGAGCCGGAGCTCTCTTAATCcataaaaaacataaagggaCCCCTCCAACTACcgaaatgacaaagaaaacaataataaagtacGGCTTTCAGTTTCATAGGGAGTCATCAAACTCACAGTGGCAGTCCTAACCCTGTCACATGTGTAATTCACTCACCCCCGCCCTGTGTTGTCAGGTCGACCACCATCCGCCAGTGCCACGGTGATGGTCCGGGCGTGGTCAGCCAGGACCCGATAGGCCATATCGATCCCATCGGCATCATCAGCACCAACCTTCCCAGTGTATGGCCGGGCACCTGTGCCCTACAGGTAAAAACCAGGAGGCAGCTCATTAGGAAGCAGCGCTTCTGGCACTGCCTTGAGCCAGAAGGTTCTGAGAACACTGAGTGGGCATTAAGAAAAAGGCTGGCCCTCTTGCCAGACTTTATAACACCAAGAAAGGTCACAGCAAGAGTAAAGAGCCTCCAGCCAGGCCCCTGCACTCAACAAACTACACCACCTGGTGCTTAGAGCCTCAGGTGATTAATGATTAAGTTGGCAGGTGGTCACAGGGACCCTTAGCTGGTAAAGCACATGATTATTTTATCTCTGGCAGTACTGCTAACTGTCCAGCCTAACAGTCCAGCCTCCGGGGAAGTTTGCAATGTTTGCGACAGGACCAGTACCTTCTGAATGGCCTCAAAGTAAGGAACAAAAAGGTCAGTGTCATAGTTGGACATCTTATTTTGCAGCACAGACACCAGTCGCTCCAGGCCCATCCCCGTGTCAATGCTTTTCTTGGGAAGAGGTTTCAAAATGCCATCGGTTTCCCTGCACGatccagagaaaaaggaagttgaAACAAGCACTCTGGGGTGTCACCCCTCCCTGCTGGCTAAAACTCATTTACAGAAAGCACAGATTGCAGGCTGGGACTATTTGCCACTTTCCTCTGCCTGgtttggtgggaggaggggagtagagggaaaaagggaagaagtaaTCAGGGGTCTATTACAGAGTAAGGTGAGCTTCAAGGAAATGAGCTTTAACACAGCAGTGCAAATTACCACAAAAAATAACATTACAGGAATAGTCAGTCCTTAAGCAGGTACTATGTGGAATAAAACTAGTTTATAAAAGATTAGATCTCTGCTCTGTCTCAGAGATCAGAGGGAAAACctgagaaataaaatctaaataaataaataaagtcatcaGGCTCTCCTGATGCCTTTAGTGCCTGCTTTAGCTCCACTCCACTGTCCCCAAAGACGAGGATGAGAAGACAGCCTTGTGCTCCAagttcctctttctctatttGGCTTGAGGAAAGGTGCTGCTATTAGCAGATACAGTCCAGGACCCCAAGGCCACCTGTTATACTGGATGAACACAAGGTTCCAAATCTCCAGCACATTGGGGTCATCTTGGTTGACGAGGTGTGCAGCATCCCGACCACCAATCCGGTCATAGTGGATCTCACTGCACGGACCACAGGGGCCTGTGTCACCCATCTCCCAGAAGTTATCCTTCATGTTGCCAGGCAGGATTTTGGAGTCATCCAGCCTGTGCAGAGTGGTGAAGACAAACACAGTTACAACCAATGACAAGGATTCTGCCCAGACTTGCACCCACCATCAAAAGACCTTACGcgtttcaataaaaaaaaaaaaaaaaaaaaaa
The Lynx canadensis isolate LIC74 chromosome E2, mLynCan4.pri.v2, whole genome shotgun sequence genome window above contains:
- the AARS1 gene encoding alanine--tRNA ligase, cytoplasmic isoform X2 produces the protein MAKLSRAANTQKCIRAGGKHNDLDDVGKDVYHHTFFEMLGSWSFGDYFKELACKMALELLTQEFGIPVERLYVTYFGGDEAAGLEPDLECKQIWQNLGLDDSKILPGNMKDNFWEMGDTGPCGPCSEIHYDRIGGRDAAHLVNQDDPNVLEIWNLVFIQYNRETDGILKPLPKKSIDTGMGLERLVSVLQNKMSNYDTDLFVPYFEAIQKGTGARPYTGKVGADDADGIDMAYRVLADHARTITVALADGGRPDNTGRGYVLRRILRRAVRYSHEKLNASRGFFATLVDVVVQSLGDAFPELKKDPDMVKDIINEEEVQFLKTLSRGRRILDRKIQSLGDCKTIPGDTAWLLYDTYGFPVDLTGLIAEEKGLVVDMDGFEEERKLAQLKSQGKGAGAEDLIMLDIYAIEELREKGLEATDDSPKYNYHSDSSGSYAFESAVATVMALRRDKMFVEEVSTGQECGVVLDKTCFYAEQGGQIYDEGYLVKVEDSSEDKTEFTVKNAQVRGGYVLHIGTIYGSLRVGDQVRLFIDEPRRRPIMSNHTATHILNFALRSVLGEADQRGSLVAPDRLRFDFTAKGAMSTQQIKEAEEIANGMIEAAKPVYTQDCPLAAAKAIQGLRAVFDETYPDPVRVVSIGVPVSELLDDPSGPAGSLTSVEFCGGTHLQNSSHAGAFVIVSEEAIAKGIRRIVAVTGAEAQKALRKAESLKKSLSVMEAKVKAQTAPNKDVQREIADLGEALATVVIPQWQKDEFRENLKSLKKIMDDLDRASKADVQKRVLEKTKQLIDSNPNQPLVILEMENGASAKALNEALKLFKTHSPQTSAMLFTVDNEAGKITCLCQVPQNAANRGLKASEWVQQVSGLMDGKGGGKDVSAQATGKNVGCLQEALQLATSFAQLRLGDVKN
- the AARS1 gene encoding alanine--tRNA ligase, cytoplasmic isoform X1, with the protein product MDSTLTASEIRQRFIDFFKRNEHTYVHSSATIPLDDPTLLFANAGMNQFKPIFLNTIDPSHPMAKLSRAANTQKCIRAGGKHNDLDDVGKDVYHHTFFEMLGSWSFGDYFKELACKMALELLTQEFGIPVERLYVTYFGGDEAAGLEPDLECKQIWQNLGLDDSKILPGNMKDNFWEMGDTGPCGPCSEIHYDRIGGRDAAHLVNQDDPNVLEIWNLVFIQYNRETDGILKPLPKKSIDTGMGLERLVSVLQNKMSNYDTDLFVPYFEAIQKGTGARPYTGKVGADDADGIDMAYRVLADHARTITVALADGGRPDNTGRGYVLRRILRRAVRYSHEKLNASRGFFATLVDVVVQSLGDAFPELKKDPDMVKDIINEEEVQFLKTLSRGRRILDRKIQSLGDCKTIPGDTAWLLYDTYGFPVDLTGLIAEEKGLVVDMDGFEEERKLAQLKSQGKGAGAEDLIMLDIYAIEELREKGLEATDDSPKYNYHSDSSGSYAFESAVATVMALRRDKMFVEEVSTGQECGVVLDKTCFYAEQGGQIYDEGYLVKVEDSSEDKTEFTVKNAQVRGGYVLHIGTIYGSLRVGDQVRLFIDEPRRRPIMSNHTATHILNFALRSVLGEADQRGSLVAPDRLRFDFTAKGAMSTQQIKEAEEIANGMIEAAKPVYTQDCPLAAAKAIQGLRAVFDETYPDPVRVVSIGVPVSELLDDPSGPAGSLTSVEFCGGTHLQNSSHAGAFVIVSEEAIAKGIRRIVAVTGAEAQKALRKAESLKKSLSVMEAKVKAQTAPNKDVQREIADLGEALATVVIPQWQKDEFRENLKSLKKIMDDLDRASKADVQKRVLEKTKQLIDSNPNQPLVILEMENGASAKALNEALKLFKTHSPQTSAMLFTVDNEAGKITCLCQVPQNAANRGLKASEWVQQVSGLMDGKGGGKDVSAQATGKNVGCLQEALQLATSFAQLRLGDVKN